The bacterium genome has a segment encoding these proteins:
- the gyrB gene encoding DNA topoisomerase (ATP-hydrolyzing) subunit B, translated as MTLDRPSSYGASDIKVLPGLEAVRRRPGMYIGTTGPRGLHHLVWEVVDNSVDEAMAGWADNIDVVLEADGSCRVSDDGRGIPVLRHAQTRKSALTTVLTTLHAGGKFEEGAYTVSGGLHGVGISVVNALAARFVAEVERDGFRWSQSFERGKPSGPLVKERPSRETGTTITFWPDPEVFTDTVDFKYATVAQRLRELAFLNKGLRVRLTDKRNGSRAETFRYKGGLRDFILHLNSRREALHGRILYLEDEAPEAELQVALQWTNSFNENLISFANNINTHEGGTHEEGFRTALTKAVNEFARSKNLLKDKDPNLTGEDVREGLTAVVSVKVRNPQFEGQTKTKLGNTEIRSYVQKSLNRMLPEWLERYSPDARRIVDKARQAQHAREAARKARDVIRRKSLLASSRLPGKLVDCSSGNPEIAELFIVEGDSAAGPAKNGRDSMFQAVLPIRGKILNVEKARLAKALHNKEIQALITAIGTGIGEDFEIGKARYHKVILLTDADVDGAHIRTLLLTFFFRHMRPLIEAGYVYVAVPPLYRVKVGRRVSYLADDAELAAFKESHPKARPTRFKGLGEMNDSELGDTALHPDTRTLVQVDMADATEADHVFSTLMGGDVAARKEFIQQNAGDVRFLDI; from the coding sequence GTGACCCTGGACCGACCCTCGAGCTATGGCGCGAGCGATATCAAGGTACTGCCCGGTCTCGAGGCGGTACGCCGCCGGCCCGGCATGTACATCGGCACGACCGGCCCCCGGGGCCTTCACCACCTGGTCTGGGAGGTGGTGGACAACTCGGTCGACGAGGCCATGGCTGGCTGGGCCGACAACATCGACGTGGTGCTGGAGGCGGACGGAAGCTGCCGGGTGTCGGATGACGGTCGCGGGATTCCGGTGTTGCGGCATGCCCAGACCCGGAAGTCCGCCCTCACCACGGTCCTCACCACCCTCCACGCCGGAGGCAAGTTCGAGGAGGGCGCCTACACAGTGTCGGGTGGCCTCCACGGGGTGGGCATATCGGTGGTGAACGCGCTCGCCGCCCGGTTCGTGGCCGAAGTGGAGCGGGACGGGTTCCGGTGGTCGCAGTCATTCGAGCGCGGCAAGCCGAGTGGGCCGCTGGTGAAGGAGCGCCCGTCCCGCGAGACCGGTACCACCATCACGTTCTGGCCCGACCCCGAGGTGTTCACCGACACGGTGGACTTCAAGTACGCCACGGTGGCGCAACGGCTCCGGGAACTGGCCTTCCTCAACAAGGGGCTCCGCGTGCGCCTGACGGACAAACGGAACGGCAGCCGCGCGGAGACCTTCCGCTACAAGGGCGGCCTGCGGGACTTCATCCTCCACCTCAACAGCCGCCGCGAGGCCCTGCACGGGCGGATCCTCTACCTGGAGGACGAGGCGCCGGAGGCGGAGCTGCAGGTCGCTCTCCAGTGGACCAACTCGTTCAACGAGAACCTGATCAGCTTTGCCAACAACATCAACACGCACGAGGGCGGCACCCATGAGGAGGGCTTCCGCACCGCCCTCACGAAAGCCGTCAACGAGTTCGCCCGCTCCAAGAACCTCCTCAAGGACAAGGATCCCAACCTGACCGGCGAGGACGTGCGGGAAGGCCTGACCGCGGTGGTGTCCGTGAAGGTGCGCAACCCGCAGTTCGAGGGGCAGACCAAGACCAAGCTCGGCAACACCGAGATCCGTAGCTACGTGCAGAAGTCCCTCAACCGGATGCTGCCGGAGTGGTTGGAGCGCTACTCGCCGGACGCCCGGCGGATCGTGGACAAGGCTCGCCAGGCGCAGCACGCCCGCGAGGCGGCTCGCAAGGCCCGTGACGTGATACGGCGCAAGTCGTTGCTCGCCTCCTCCCGGCTGCCCGGCAAGCTGGTGGACTGTTCATCCGGCAATCCCGAGATCGCCGAGTTGTTCATCGTGGAGGGGGATTCGGCGGCCGGACCGGCGAAGAACGGGCGGGACTCCATGTTCCAGGCGGTGCTTCCCATCCGGGGCAAGATCCTGAACGTGGAGAAGGCCCGGCTGGCAAAGGCCCTCCACAACAAGGAGATACAGGCCCTGATCACCGCGATCGGCACCGGCATCGGGGAGGACTTCGAGATCGGCAAGGCGCGGTACCACAAGGTCATCCTTCTCACGGACGCCGACGTGGACGGCGCCCACATCCGGACCCTGCTGCTGACCTTCTTCTTCCGCCACATGCGGCCCCTGATCGAAGCCGGCTACGTGTACGTCGCCGTGCCGCCCCTCTACCGGGTCAAGGTCGGGCGGCGGGTCAGCTACCTGGCCGACGATGCCGAGCTGGCGGCCTTCAAGGAGTCGCATCCGAAGGCCCGGCCCACCCGGTTCAAGGGCCTAGGCGAGATGAACGACTCCGAGCTGGGAGACACCGCTCTCCATCCCGACACCCGGACCCTCGTCCAGGTGGACATGGCGGACGCGACAGAGGCCGACCACGTCTTCTCGACCCTGATGGGCGGTGACGTGGCCGCTCGCAAGGAGTTCATCCAGCAGAACGCCGGCGATGTCCGGTTCCTGGACATCTGA
- the gyrA gene encoding DNA gyrase subunit A, producing the protein MPELERGGAAARLAVDINDEMSKSFVDYAMSVIVSRALPDVRDGLKPVQRRIIYAMDDMGVGPRSSHRKSATVVGEVIGKYHPHSNDAIYDALVRMGQSFSLRYPLIHPQGNFGTTDDPPAAMRYTECRLAQLAGVLLDGIDEDTVDFADNFDGSEQEPVVLPARFPNLLVNGSQGIAVGMATNIPPHNLGEVIDACLFGLDNPDAGPEEYLSIVKGPDFPTGGYVIGTKGVKDALVSGRGSVRMRAVTDVEPIRKNRTAIVVTELPYQVSQDRVMARIATLVQQKTLEGISDLRNESSARVGVRLVIELKKDVNPKVVLNNLFKHTNLEENFGVNAVALVDGVPRTLNIAELVQYFLDHQMEVIERRTRFRLKRAQARAHILEGLIVAVDNIDEVIAVIRGSEDVASARAALMDRFPLSEIQARAILDMALRRLTSLETAKLRDELAGLVKLIAELSTILADPVRRRAIIAGELQATREAHGGARRTQVMPAESELSLEDLIADEEIIVTVSAKGYVKSVAANAYRAQGRGGKGVKAAALRGDDYLTHVIHTTAHSYLLFFTNRGRVYRVRAHEIPRKARTARGVLAHSVLPLDPQERIEAIVDTRDYESYRYMVMVTRKGKVKRTAFREYDSRYARLVAIRLAEDDEVVTVHSTDGKSDLLLFTRRGMGIRFSENDVRARGRATQGVIGIRLNPGDEVVGAAATLEGDDILLLTSGGFGKRVRSALFKRQARAGKGVKAMKLTKVRGEMVGARAVTPGSQVMIVSTGGVAIRTATDSISRQSRIASGVKVMNLPDGASVASFAPVPMDTGIATGAK; encoded by the coding sequence GTGCCGGAGCTCGAGAGGGGAGGCGCCGCCGCCCGCCTGGCGGTCGACATAAACGACGAGATGTCCAAGTCCTTCGTGGACTACGCCATGTCCGTGATCGTGTCGCGGGCGCTGCCGGACGTGCGGGACGGGCTCAAGCCGGTGCAGAGGCGGATCATCTACGCCATGGACGACATGGGGGTGGGGCCGCGGAGTTCCCATCGCAAGTCGGCCACGGTGGTGGGTGAGGTGATCGGTAAGTACCACCCGCACTCCAACGACGCCATCTATGACGCCCTCGTCAGGATGGGCCAGTCCTTCTCCCTCCGGTACCCGCTCATCCACCCGCAGGGCAACTTCGGCACGACCGACGATCCGCCGGCGGCGATGCGCTACACGGAATGCAGGCTGGCTCAGCTGGCAGGGGTGCTGCTCGACGGCATCGACGAGGACACGGTGGACTTCGCCGACAACTTCGACGGTTCCGAGCAGGAGCCGGTCGTGCTGCCCGCCCGCTTCCCCAACCTGCTGGTCAACGGCTCGCAGGGCATCGCGGTGGGCATGGCCACCAACATCCCGCCCCACAACCTGGGGGAGGTCATCGACGCCTGCCTGTTCGGACTTGACAACCCGGACGCCGGTCCCGAGGAGTACCTGTCGATCGTCAAGGGTCCCGACTTCCCCACCGGCGGCTACGTGATCGGGACCAAGGGAGTGAAGGACGCGCTGGTGTCGGGGCGGGGCTCGGTCCGGATGCGGGCGGTGACCGATGTCGAGCCGATCCGCAAGAACCGCACCGCCATCGTGGTCACCGAGCTGCCCTACCAGGTGAGCCAGGATCGGGTCATGGCGCGGATCGCCACCCTCGTCCAGCAGAAGACGCTGGAGGGTATCTCCGACCTGCGCAACGAGTCCTCCGCCCGCGTGGGCGTGCGGCTGGTCATCGAGCTCAAGAAGGACGTCAACCCCAAGGTGGTGCTGAACAACCTGTTCAAGCACACCAACCTCGAGGAGAACTTCGGCGTCAACGCGGTGGCCCTGGTGGACGGGGTGCCGCGCACCCTCAACATCGCCGAGTTGGTCCAGTACTTCCTCGACCACCAGATGGAGGTCATCGAGCGACGCACCCGCTTCCGCCTGAAGCGGGCGCAGGCCCGCGCCCACATCCTCGAGGGGCTGATCGTGGCGGTGGACAACATCGACGAAGTGATCGCGGTGATCCGGGGGAGTGAGGACGTCGCCTCGGCCCGGGCCGCTCTCATGGACCGGTTCCCGCTGTCGGAGATACAGGCCCGAGCCATCCTCGACATGGCCTTGCGCCGCCTCACCTCGCTGGAGACCGCCAAGCTACGCGACGAACTCGCCGGGCTGGTGAAGTTGATCGCCGAGTTGAGCACCATCCTGGCCGATCCGGTCCGGCGCCGGGCGATCATCGCCGGCGAGCTCCAGGCCACCCGCGAGGCCCACGGAGGCGCTCGCCGCACCCAGGTCATGCCGGCCGAGTCCGAGCTGTCCCTGGAGGATCTCATCGCCGACGAGGAGATCATCGTCACGGTGTCGGCCAAGGGGTACGTCAAGTCGGTGGCGGCCAACGCCTACCGGGCCCAGGGCCGGGGCGGTAAGGGGGTGAAGGCGGCGGCGCTGCGCGGCGACGACTACCTGACCCACGTGATCCATACCACCGCTCACTCCTACCTCCTCTTCTTCACCAACCGGGGACGCGTTTACCGGGTCAGGGCGCACGAGATCCCCCGCAAGGCCCGTACCGCCCGGGGGGTCCTCGCCCACAGCGTGCTACCGCTGGATCCCCAGGAGCGCATTGAGGCGATCGTGGACACCCGCGACTACGAGTCATACCGCTACATGGTGATGGTGACCAGGAAGGGGAAGGTCAAGCGCACCGCCTTCCGGGAGTACGACAGCCGCTACGCCCGGCTGGTGGCGATCCGGCTGGCCGAAGACGACGAGGTGGTGACCGTTCACTCCACCGACGGCAAGAGCGACCTGCTCCTCTTCACCCGCCGGGGGATGGGGATTCGCTTCTCGGAGAACGACGTCCGCGCCCGGGGCAGGGCCACACAGGGCGTTATCGGGATCCGCCTCAATCCGGGGGACGAGGTGGTGGGAGCGGCCGCCACGCTGGAAGGCGACGACATCCTGCTGCTGACCTCCGGAGGTTTCGGGAAGCGCGTGCGGTCGGCGCTGTTCAAGCGCCAGGCCAGGGCCGGCAAGGGCGTCAAGGCCATGAAGCTCACGAAGGTACGAGGGGAGATGGTGGGCGCCCGGGCGGTTACTCCAGGGAGCCAGGTGATGATCGTCTCCACCGGCGGCGTCGCCATACGCACCGCCACCGACTCGATCAGCCGCCAGAGCCGTATCGCCAGCGGCGTGAAGGTGATGAACCTGCCTGACGGCGCCAGTGTCGCCAGCTTCGCTCCCGTTCCCATGGACACAGGCATCGCTACCGGGGCGAAGTGA
- the dnaN gene encoding DNA polymerase III subunit beta, protein MHIRADRDDLAEAFGRANRGAGVRTALPALQSVRCQAEAGQLEITGSDTEVTIRTSVKVEVMEAGAVLVPGRTMTDAIRRMPEGAVSIRSEEGAVELSGNGPTFTIRVLSLEDYPKLPEPDLTGAIEMDGNQLVEALSQVLVAASNDASRPILTGLLMENYEEGLRLVATDSYRLAIRNLPGLEVREGALIPARGLKELARTVAAEQVKVAVREREAVFASERGSLSIRLIEGTFPNYRQLLPDDYPAAVEFDKDRLLEAVGRAAVVADEHVPVRLKITPDAVEMSVSRSDLGGEVEMLEATVSGELDELTIAFNARYLQDGITAVPGPRIRMEVKDSNRPSIIRADGSQSFRYLLMPVRV, encoded by the coding sequence GTGCATATCCGAGCTGATCGGGATGATCTGGCCGAGGCATTCGGTCGCGCGAACCGTGGCGCTGGAGTCAGGACGGCCCTGCCGGCCCTCCAGAGCGTTCGTTGCCAAGCCGAAGCCGGACAACTGGAAATCACCGGGAGCGATACGGAGGTCACGATCCGGACCTCCGTGAAGGTGGAGGTCATGGAGGCGGGCGCCGTTCTCGTCCCGGGCCGCACGATGACCGACGCCATCCGGAGAATGCCGGAGGGAGCGGTTTCCATCCGGTCCGAGGAGGGGGCGGTGGAGCTGTCCGGCAACGGGCCGACCTTCACAATCCGGGTGCTATCGCTGGAGGACTACCCGAAGCTGCCCGAGCCCGACCTGACCGGAGCTATCGAGATGGACGGGAACCAACTGGTGGAGGCGCTCTCTCAGGTGCTGGTGGCCGCCTCGAACGATGCGTCGCGGCCGATCCTGACCGGTCTCCTGATGGAGAACTACGAGGAGGGCCTGCGGCTGGTGGCGACCGACAGCTACCGCCTGGCGATCCGGAACCTTCCGGGGCTCGAGGTGCGGGAGGGGGCGCTGATACCCGCACGAGGCCTGAAGGAGTTGGCCCGCACCGTGGCCGCCGAGCAGGTCAAGGTCGCGGTCCGCGAGCGGGAGGCCGTGTTCGCCTCGGAACGGGGTTCGTTGAGCATCCGCCTGATCGAAGGCACTTTCCCGAACTACCGGCAGCTGCTCCCGGACGACTACCCGGCCGCGGTGGAGTTCGACAAGGATCGGCTGCTGGAGGCGGTGGGACGCGCCGCCGTGGTCGCGGATGAGCATGTGCCGGTGCGGTTGAAGATCACCCCTGACGCGGTCGAGATGTCCGTGAGCCGTAGCGACCTGGGTGGAGAGGTCGAGATGCTCGAAGCCACCGTGAGTGGCGAGTTGGACGAGCTGACTATCGCCTTCAATGCGCGGTATCTCCAGGACGGCATCACGGCGGTGCCGGGCCCTCGGATCCGTATGGAGGTGAAGGACAGCAACCGTCCCAGCATCATCCGGGCGGACGGGAGCCAGAGCTTCCGCTACCTGTTGATGCCCGTGCGCGTCTGA
- a CDS encoding DNA replication/repair protein RecF, translated as MRLAWLEVSDFRSYRRIRWAPDPRINVVVGRNASGKTNLLEAVGYLASLRSFRGIPDAALVRMGAERSVLRGEVVTPDRTTRIEVELPKAGRRRAQVNGTRLARLADLVGEVRTITFLPDDLDLIKRGPSRRRGLLDSVAVQLWPGAYRDQQEYERALRQRNMLLKQMGRRTDPITLEVWDERLGRAGARVMARRRAVVEAIEERAGVAYRALAGDATGVRIDYRSKWGAATASDRSGWEEALRKALGEARPADLERRVSTVGLHRDDVRLLLDDRDSRIQASQGEQRTLTLALRLASHRAVEQSVGQPPLLLLDDIFSELDEERSAALARSLPAAQTFISTARDEEVPLPAGRRWRLRDGILG; from the coding sequence GTGAGGCTTGCCTGGCTGGAGGTGTCCGACTTCCGTAGCTACCGGCGGATCCGATGGGCGCCGGATCCGAGGATCAACGTGGTGGTGGGCCGGAACGCGTCCGGCAAGACCAACCTCCTGGAAGCAGTGGGTTACCTGGCGTCCCTGCGGTCGTTCCGGGGGATTCCGGACGCCGCTCTGGTGCGAATGGGCGCGGAACGGTCGGTCCTCCGGGGAGAGGTGGTCACCCCGGATCGGACCACGCGGATCGAGGTGGAGCTGCCGAAGGCGGGGCGTCGCCGGGCCCAGGTCAACGGGACCCGGTTGGCGCGCCTGGCGGATCTGGTGGGGGAGGTACGCACGATCACGTTCCTGCCGGACGACCTGGACCTGATCAAGCGGGGGCCCTCCCGCCGGCGAGGGCTGCTCGACTCGGTGGCGGTCCAACTGTGGCCAGGCGCCTACCGAGACCAGCAGGAATACGAGCGAGCGCTCCGGCAGCGGAACATGCTCCTCAAGCAGATGGGTCGCCGGACCGATCCGATCACGCTGGAGGTCTGGGACGAGCGGCTGGGCCGGGCGGGCGCGCGGGTCATGGCTCGCCGGCGGGCCGTGGTGGAAGCCATCGAGGAGCGGGCCGGCGTCGCCTACCGGGCACTGGCGGGCGATGCCACCGGGGTGCGGATCGACTACCGGTCGAAGTGGGGAGCCGCGACCGCCTCGGATCGGTCCGGCTGGGAGGAGGCTCTCAGGAAGGCCCTCGGGGAGGCGCGGCCCGCCGATCTCGAGCGCCGGGTCTCGACGGTGGGGCTCCATCGGGACGATGTGCGGCTGCTCCTCGACGATCGGGACTCGCGGATCCAGGCCAGCCAGGGCGAGCAGCGCACCCTCACCCTTGCCCTTCGCCTGGCGTCCCACCGGGCGGTGGAGCAGTCGGTGGGCCAGCCCCCGTTGCTCCTGCTGGACGACATCTTCTCGGAGCTCGACGAGGAACGCTCGGCGGCGCTGGCCCGGTCCCTACCGGCCGCCCAGACGTTCATCTCGACGGCTCGGGACGAGGAGGTCCCGCTTCCTGCCGGCCGTCGGTGGCGCCTACGCGACGGAATCCTGGGATGA
- a CDS encoding DUF721 domain-containing protein translates to MTERWSPDQVEEALEAFDGTESRALRVLWEIQELERGRRRRKERLDEDMVSFGDMIQSILAGLGVADLDRIRELDERWEEVAGPQWGSNSVPVVVRNGELLVEASDPRLVRMLRHDAERLVVRIAERFGRSFVTSVRVVGPPWRRGW, encoded by the coding sequence ATGACGGAACGCTGGTCGCCGGACCAGGTGGAGGAGGCGCTGGAAGCCTTCGACGGAACCGAGTCCCGGGCCCTGCGCGTCCTCTGGGAGATACAGGAACTCGAGCGGGGCCGTCGGAGGCGGAAGGAGCGCCTGGACGAGGACATGGTGTCCTTCGGAGACATGATCCAGTCCATCCTGGCCGGCCTCGGAGTGGCCGACCTGGATCGGATCCGGGAGCTCGACGAGCGTTGGGAGGAGGTGGCGGGCCCGCAATGGGGTTCCAATTCCGTCCCGGTCGTGGTACGTAACGGGGAACTGTTGGTAGAAGCCTCGGATCCGCGCCTGGTCCGCATGCTCCGGCACGACGCCGAGCGGCTCGTGGTCCGTATCGCGGAGCGCTTCGGTAGGTCATTCGTGACCTCGGTCCGGGTGGTCGGGCCACCGTGGCGCAGGGGGTGGTGA
- a CDS encoding DUF3566 domain-containing protein produces the protein MGAWSAPPTTQRRVRRILRKFDPWTVMKVSAVLSALAALGLVLLSVMVWAVISRLGLVSAFDEAAARVALIEPGESLFKTGGEYLRGMILLAASWMAGTTATLTVGAVLYNLLADLVGGIEFTVLEEVPVDTARHDPGGRSLVGGM, from the coding sequence TTGGGGGCCTGGTCCGCCCCGCCCACCACGCAACGCCGGGTTCGCCGGATTCTCCGCAAGTTCGATCCGTGGACGGTCATGAAGGTGTCCGCGGTCCTGTCCGCGCTGGCCGCGCTCGGGCTGGTGCTGCTGTCGGTGATGGTCTGGGCGGTGATCTCCCGGCTCGGCCTGGTGTCCGCATTCGACGAGGCCGCCGCCCGGGTGGCGCTGATCGAGCCCGGCGAGTCGCTCTTCAAGACGGGCGGCGAGTACCTGCGCGGCATGATCCTGCTGGCGGCCAGCTGGATGGCCGGGACCACCGCCACGCTGACCGTGGGGGCGGTGCTGTACAACCTGCTGGCGGACCTGGTCGGCGGGATCGAGTTCACGGTGCTGGAGGAGGTGCCGGTGGATACCGCCCGGCACGACCCCGGGGGACGATCACTCGTCGGGGGGATGTGA